One window from the genome of Pandoraea fibrosis encodes:
- a CDS encoding hybrid sensor histidine kinase/response regulator, whose amino-acid sequence MALVVALLTLLLHGVLAFAAPVAPAASVPASASTATTVSPVDLASAPSPYKLDSQLRLLEDPSARLDATQALAAYGWRDVVPRMLNPGYSRSAFWLQGSLVNPGKQSITRWLSVGIVRLEDVRFYAIPAGSTQPSIAMLAGHTVPLERHPIMSETSVFPVTLAPGERMTFLLRVETRSSVSIVPQLWRPDDFRVAESRNAMIAMLLAGSMISIALYAFVLGIARRDAVFVLLALTTVTQVAQDMAFQGFLYRYLLTQGGEFIVRAPSFFSTLTAGFFSAMVLAFTGLRRVTLWRWTYRVMIAAMACMALWVAFGDHRAAAFTHLQLLTAFNVLWVVSLADGWRRGLANARLCLLSFSPGCAVLFWRLAIIKGLLPEEWLANTAMAWSTNIAVLLMLTIIVAGRSRELVREQRAAQHEVLQTRREEQTRLANAVDMRTRELQAALIAADEANSAKNDFLARISHDLRTPLTSIIGFADLVQSGGREDADRGRIIRRSAHHMLAMVNDLIEYAGGGAADALHVAPVYIHAFIDGMAHEGMSLARKHNNAFLLDVRTPLPALLAFDAKRVRQVLGNLLDNAAKYTANGTITLSVSATPDVTRADMLHVRFCVEDSGCGIASDDLPRVFEPFARLDRARRVPGVGLGLAIVQQWVERMDGTITLDSAPDVGTRVAFTLPLRVAREADLVPQSLAGATHALPPLDGSGHHLWLAEDSPEIRQFLHDELASLGFTVRTFSDGVALIAELGNPEPTRPNLVITDHMMPNADGLAVARATRRRWPDMPVLAISASPQIVAGSGYDACLLKPIELADLRNTLARLLNLHRDDALAGAQDRADAGHPHDGPLLRPSRDHLVQARQLIAMGAITDLMDWARDLSDQSPQFDGFARHVHQLAQRGDLAGLAELCAAPLT is encoded by the coding sequence ATGGCTCTGGTCGTCGCCCTTCTGACGCTGCTGCTGCACGGCGTGCTCGCCTTTGCAGCCCCCGTCGCCCCCGCCGCGAGCGTTCCGGCGTCGGCATCGACCGCGACAACGGTCTCGCCCGTCGACCTCGCGAGCGCGCCCTCGCCGTACAAACTCGACAGCCAACTGCGCCTGCTGGAAGACCCTTCCGCACGCCTCGACGCCACACAGGCCCTCGCCGCTTACGGCTGGCGCGACGTTGTGCCGCGCATGCTCAACCCCGGCTACAGCCGCTCGGCGTTCTGGCTGCAAGGTAGCCTCGTCAACCCGGGAAAACAATCCATCACCCGCTGGCTGAGTGTTGGCATCGTGCGGCTGGAAGATGTGCGTTTCTATGCGATACCCGCAGGCAGCACACAACCGTCCATCGCGATGCTCGCGGGGCACACGGTGCCGCTCGAGCGTCACCCGATCATGTCGGAAACGTCGGTCTTCCCGGTCACGCTCGCGCCCGGCGAGCGGATGACTTTCCTCTTGCGCGTCGAAACACGCTCCTCGGTGAGCATCGTGCCGCAGCTCTGGCGTCCCGACGACTTCCGCGTCGCCGAATCGCGCAACGCGATGATCGCCATGCTGCTCGCGGGCTCGATGATTTCCATCGCGCTCTACGCCTTCGTGCTCGGTATTGCCCGACGCGACGCGGTGTTCGTCCTGCTCGCGCTCACCACGGTCACGCAGGTCGCGCAAGACATGGCATTTCAGGGCTTCCTGTATCGCTACCTGCTCACGCAAGGCGGCGAATTCATCGTGCGCGCGCCAAGCTTCTTCTCGACGCTGACCGCAGGCTTCTTCAGCGCGATGGTGCTGGCTTTCACCGGCCTGCGGCGCGTCACGCTATGGCGCTGGACCTATCGCGTGATGATCGCCGCGATGGCGTGCATGGCCCTCTGGGTCGCGTTTGGCGACCACCGGGCAGCCGCGTTTACGCACCTGCAATTGCTCACCGCCTTCAACGTGCTCTGGGTCGTCTCCCTGGCCGACGGCTGGCGGCGCGGCCTGGCCAACGCGCGGCTCTGCCTGCTGTCGTTCTCCCCCGGTTGCGCGGTCCTGTTCTGGCGGCTGGCGATCATCAAGGGCCTGCTGCCGGAGGAATGGCTCGCCAATACCGCGATGGCCTGGAGCACGAACATCGCCGTACTGCTCATGCTCACCATCATCGTGGCCGGACGCTCACGCGAACTCGTGCGCGAACAACGCGCGGCACAGCACGAGGTACTCCAGACGCGTCGCGAAGAGCAGACCCGACTGGCCAACGCCGTCGATATGCGCACGCGGGAATTGCAAGCCGCGCTCATCGCCGCCGACGAAGCGAACAGCGCGAAGAACGACTTCCTCGCCCGTATCAGTCACGACCTGCGCACCCCGCTCACGTCGATCATCGGCTTTGCCGATCTGGTGCAATCGGGCGGACGTGAAGACGCCGACCGGGGACGCATCATCCGCCGCAGCGCGCATCACATGCTCGCCATGGTCAACGACCTGATCGAATATGCGGGTGGCGGCGCGGCCGACGCGCTGCACGTCGCCCCGGTCTACATCCACGCGTTCATCGACGGCATGGCGCACGAAGGCATGAGCCTCGCGCGCAAGCACAACAACGCATTCCTGCTCGATGTGCGGACGCCGCTGCCCGCGCTGCTCGCGTTCGATGCCAAACGCGTGCGTCAGGTCCTTGGCAACCTGCTGGACAACGCCGCGAAGTACACCGCCAACGGCACGATCACGCTGTCGGTCTCGGCCACCCCGGACGTGACGCGCGCCGATATGTTGCATGTGCGCTTCTGTGTGGAAGATTCCGGTTGCGGCATCGCCAGCGACGATCTGCCTCGCGTGTTCGAACCGTTCGCGCGGCTCGACCGGGCGCGACGCGTGCCGGGGGTGGGCCTCGGGCTGGCCATCGTGCAGCAATGGGTCGAGCGCATGGACGGCACCATTACGCTCGACAGCGCGCCAGACGTGGGCACACGTGTCGCGTTCACGCTACCGTTGCGCGTGGCGCGCGAGGCGGATCTCGTGCCGCAGTCGCTGGCGGGCGCGACCCACGCCTTGCCGCCGCTCGACGGCAGCGGACACCACCTCTGGCTCGCCGAAGATTCGCCCGAGATCCGGCAGTTTCTGCATGACGAACTCGCCAGTCTCGGCTTCACGGTGCGCACGTTCAGCGATGGCGTAGCGCTCATCGCCGAACTGGGCAATCCCGAGCCGACGCGACCGAATCTCGTGATCACCGATCACATGATGCCCAATGCCGACGGTCTCGCGGTCGCACGCGCGACACGCCGCCGCTGGCCCGACATGCCGGTGCTGGCGATCTCGGCGTCGCCGCAGATCGTTGCTGGCAGTGGCTACGATGCGTGTCTGCTCAAGCCCATCGAACTGGCCGACCTGCGCAACACGCTCGCTCGCCTGCTCAATCTGCATCGCGACGATGCCCTCGCCGGCGCGCAGGATCGTGCAGACGCCGGTCATCCGCACGACGGCCCCCTGCTGCGTCCGTCGCGCGACCATCTGGTGCAGGCCCGGCAGTTGATCGCCATGGGCGCGATTACCGACCTGATGGATTGGGCGCGCGACCTGAGCGATCAATCGCCACAATTCGACGGCTTCGCCCGGCACGTCCATCAACTCGCACAGCGCGGCGATCTCGCCGGACTGGCCGAGTTGTGCGCAGCGCCTCTGACGTAA
- a CDS encoding response regulator transcription factor — protein sequence MLLMDFLSQQGCRVYIAQDGRDGYTKARTVQPDLILMDIRMPVCDGLGACRLLKADPGTRHIPLIFLTAAALPGERVAGLSAGAVDYVAKPYDFEEVRLRLSIHLKATTPAPLASDASEKGKLAPLPVQAHTLDAVLFRATRALLLDRLDITPELAGLASAVGTNTRRLNLAFRRCVGVTVFDFLREERMKEARRLLSETSLDVQDIAGAVGFASAANFATAFRERFGMPPSGFRELGAQNTPVPEASGAAPSP from the coding sequence ATGCTGCTGATGGACTTCCTCAGCCAGCAGGGGTGCCGCGTCTACATCGCGCAAGACGGCCGCGACGGCTACACGAAAGCCCGCACGGTGCAGCCCGACCTGATCCTCATGGACATCCGCATGCCCGTGTGCGACGGCCTCGGCGCCTGTCGGCTGCTCAAGGCCGACCCAGGCACCCGTCACATCCCGCTGATCTTCCTGACGGCCGCCGCCTTGCCCGGCGAGCGCGTTGCCGGCCTCTCGGCGGGTGCCGTCGATTACGTCGCCAAGCCCTACGACTTCGAAGAGGTACGCCTGCGGCTGTCGATTCACCTGAAGGCGACGACACCCGCGCCACTGGCTTCCGACGCCAGCGAAAAAGGCAAGCTGGCGCCGTTGCCCGTGCAGGCGCACACGCTCGACGCCGTCCTGTTCCGGGCCACGCGCGCCTTGCTGCTAGATCGGCTCGACATCACGCCCGAACTTGCCGGCCTCGCGAGCGCCGTCGGCACCAACACGCGTCGCCTGAATCTGGCGTTTCGACGCTGCGTCGGCGTGACGGTATTCGACTTCCTGCGCGAAGAACGCATGAAAGAGGCACGCCGCCTGCTCTCCGAGACGTCGCTCGACGTGCAGGACATTGCCGGCGCCGTCGGCTTTGCAAGCGCCGCCAATTTCGCCACGGCGTTTCGCGAGCGCTTCGGCATGCCACCGAGCGGTTTCCGTGAGCTTGGCGCGCAAAACACGCCGGTTCCCGAGGCGTCGGGCGCAGCGCCCTCGCCATGA
- a CDS encoding UDP-N-acetylglucosamine 1-carboxyvinyltransferase, translating into MSHLVVHGGQPLRGRIIPSANKNAVLPVLCATLLTDQPVRLIGVPEITDVRKILDIFRQLGSDVSVDFEAGTLDIHHRHTKFDPRTDHLPEEMRSSIMLVPPLLARFGVARIEDNIKGCTLGVREIDPHIEVLRHFGGRVERTEGSLLIHGDETRPAIHHWLDYASVTTTENFVLCAASAKGRSQLNNAASEPHVQEFCRFMQMLGVPIEGVGTSQLAIEGVERFGGGEFRFAEDFHEITTFLALGAITGGEITVKNTAPDQFPLIDRTFAKFGVKVEHRDGWSTATAQGKLKVQAPFTQNILTKVEAAPWPYFPVDLLPIFIALGVKAEGSAMFWNKVYDGAMGWSTELSKFGAHVFQSDPHRLITFGGVPLTPAVVESPYIIRVAIALLMVAASIDGQSTIKNAQPIRRAHPRFVENLCSVGANVVWTTPE; encoded by the coding sequence ATGTCCCATCTGGTAGTCCACGGCGGTCAGCCCCTACGCGGCCGCATCATCCCCTCCGCCAACAAGAATGCCGTTCTGCCGGTGCTGTGCGCCACGCTGCTCACCGACCAGCCCGTGCGCCTTATCGGCGTGCCCGAGATCACCGACGTTCGCAAGATCCTCGATATCTTCCGCCAGCTCGGTAGCGATGTGAGCGTCGATTTCGAGGCCGGCACGCTCGACATTCATCACCGTCATACGAAGTTCGACCCGCGCACCGACCATCTGCCGGAAGAAATGCGCTCGTCGATCATGCTCGTGCCGCCGCTGCTCGCACGCTTTGGCGTGGCGCGCATCGAAGACAACATCAAGGGCTGTACCCTCGGCGTGCGCGAGATCGACCCGCATATCGAAGTGCTGCGCCATTTCGGCGGACGTGTCGAACGCACCGAAGGCTCGTTGCTGATCCACGGCGACGAGACGCGCCCGGCGATCCACCACTGGCTCGATTACGCGTCGGTGACGACGACGGAAAACTTCGTGCTGTGCGCAGCCTCGGCCAAGGGTCGCTCGCAATTGAATAACGCGGCGTCCGAGCCGCACGTGCAGGAATTCTGCCGCTTCATGCAGATGCTGGGCGTGCCCATCGAAGGCGTCGGCACGTCGCAACTCGCCATCGAAGGCGTGGAGCGCTTCGGCGGCGGCGAATTCCGCTTCGCCGAAGACTTCCATGAAATCACCACGTTCCTCGCCCTCGGCGCGATCACCGGCGGCGAAATCACGGTCAAGAACACGGCACCGGACCAATTCCCGCTGATCGACCGCACATTCGCCAAGTTCGGCGTGAAGGTCGAGCACCGCGACGGCTGGTCGACGGCAACGGCCCAAGGCAAGCTCAAGGTGCAGGCGCCGTTCACGCAGAACATTCTGACGAAGGTGGAAGCCGCACCGTGGCCGTATTTCCCGGTCGACCTGCTGCCGATCTTCATCGCGCTGGGCGTGAAGGCAGAAGGCAGTGCGATGTTCTGGAACAAGGTGTACGACGGCGCCATGGGCTGGTCGACGGAGTTGTCGAAGTTCGGTGCGCACGTGTTCCAGTCCGATCCGCATCGGCTGATCACGTTTGGCGGCGTGCCGCTCACGCCGGCCGTCGTGGAAAGTCCGTACATCATCCGCGTGGCGATTGCGCTGCTGATGGTGGCGGCCAGCATCGATGGCCAGTCGACCATCAAGAACGCCCAGCCAATCCGGCGTGCACACCCGCGCTTCGTCGAAAATCTGTGCTCGGTGGGGGCGAACGTCGTCTGGACCACGCCCGAGTAA
- a CDS encoding GntR family transcriptional regulator gives MSRTAAPASPRDASRTEAAPDTAPNLMADGDGSSASAGQQIEARVYQAISQALLSGKLRPGMPLRERNLAQALDCTRGAVRKVLARLGFEGKLVLEPNRGAFVPQPSLDDIRQTYRARRVLETGVIASICGHLNESQLAVLDAHVATEARSHADGTHERSIRLAGEFHLKLIGMADSAELDAFARQLVAKTELYKALYDPAEFMHCAPTEHAQLVSQLRDDKTQAAITLAAAHLDELEARVLTRAAAAETPDFRAIFAEAFAGETS, from the coding sequence TTGAGCCGCACCGCAGCACCCGCGTCGCCGCGCGACGCGTCCCGCACCGAGGCCGCGCCCGACACGGCCCCGAACCTCATGGCCGATGGCGATGGCTCGTCGGCCAGCGCGGGACAGCAGATCGAGGCGCGCGTCTATCAGGCGATTTCGCAAGCGCTGCTCTCGGGCAAGCTTCGCCCGGGCATGCCACTGCGCGAGCGCAATCTCGCGCAGGCGCTCGACTGCACGCGCGGCGCGGTGCGCAAAGTGCTCGCGCGGCTCGGTTTCGAGGGCAAGCTGGTGCTCGAACCCAACCGCGGGGCGTTTGTGCCGCAGCCTTCGCTCGACGACATCCGCCAGACGTACCGTGCGCGACGCGTGCTGGAAACCGGGGTGATCGCGAGCATTTGCGGTCATCTGAACGAATCGCAACTCGCAGTGCTCGACGCGCATGTCGCCACCGAAGCCCGCTCGCATGCCGACGGCACGCACGAGCGTTCAATCCGCCTCGCGGGCGAATTTCATCTGAAGTTGATCGGTATGGCGGACAGCGCCGAACTCGACGCGTTCGCGCGACAGCTCGTCGCCAAGACCGAGCTATACAAGGCCCTCTACGACCCGGCGGAATTCATGCATTGCGCGCCGACCGAGCATGCTCAACTCGTCAGCCAGTTGCGCGATGACAAGACGCAGGCCGCCATTACCCTCGCGGCAGCGCATCTCGACGAACTGGAAGCACGCGTGCTCACCCGTGCGGCCGCCGCGGAGACGCCTGATTTTCGCGCCATCTTCGCCGAGGCGTTTGCGGGCGAGACGTCCTGA
- a CDS encoding DUF3311 domain-containing protein, translated as MKPVHCLAALPIAAFYSGGWLAEHVGTRLAGLPFLMTWNIVWLLLTSVVMVVMFRFDGSRDTASASAKDLREHDGAAS; from the coding sequence ATGAAACCTGTACATTGCCTGGCTGCGCTTCCCATCGCGGCCTTTTACAGCGGCGGTTGGCTCGCCGAACACGTGGGTACCCGATTGGCCGGGCTGCCGTTCCTGATGACGTGGAATATCGTCTGGTTGCTGCTCACGTCGGTGGTAATGGTCGTGATGTTCCGCTTCGACGGATCGCGCGACACGGCGAGCGCTTCGGCGAAGGATCTGCGCGAGCACGACGGAGCCGCGTCATGA
- a CDS encoding sodium:solute symporter family protein has product MNAALAVIAAFLAFALFVGLRARRGRTMSLEQWAVGGRGFGTLLVFLLMAGEAFSTFTFLGASGWAYSKGPPAFYILAYGALAYLLGYWMLPAAWRHATRHGCVSFSDFFATAYGSRALGVVVSLVAVLGMTALLIIQLRGLGIIVSESSYGTIPPAVAIWCGAIAMVLYITVSGIHGSASIAIYKDVLILVIAVFLGIYLPLHYFGGFGEMFDRIEAARPGFLQMPTSGLTLSWYNSTILLTSLGYYLYPYVFTSVYAAKSESAVRKNTILMPLYQMVIAFMFFVGFAAILQVPGLTGADSDLALLRIVKQTFSPWFVGVIGGVGVLTALVPGSMILLNASTLIAKNIYRDGFAPQASEAFVGKLAKRVLPVFGLVAVFFVLRGGATFVALALFASSLLTQLFPSFVASLLPRPFGNKYGAFAGIGAGAIVLAAAVGFDVNLRTLLPGAPDTVGSINMGLVALAVNAVTFVVVSLLTRSRNVATEINLRKA; this is encoded by the coding sequence ATGAATGCCGCTCTGGCCGTTATCGCGGCGTTTCTCGCCTTTGCGTTGTTCGTGGGATTGCGCGCACGGCGCGGTCGCACGATGAGTCTGGAACAGTGGGCGGTGGGCGGGCGTGGCTTCGGTACGCTGCTCGTTTTCCTGCTCATGGCCGGGGAGGCCTTCTCCACGTTCACGTTCCTCGGCGCGAGTGGATGGGCGTACAGCAAAGGCCCCCCTGCGTTCTACATCCTCGCGTATGGCGCGCTGGCGTACCTGCTCGGCTACTGGATGCTACCGGCGGCGTGGCGGCATGCCACGCGGCATGGGTGCGTGTCGTTCTCGGACTTTTTCGCGACGGCATATGGTTCGCGTGCGTTGGGTGTGGTCGTCTCGCTGGTGGCCGTGCTCGGCATGACCGCGCTGCTCATCATTCAGTTGCGCGGGCTGGGCATCATCGTCTCGGAGTCGTCATACGGCACGATTCCGCCGGCCGTGGCGATCTGGTGCGGGGCTATTGCGATGGTGCTGTACATCACGGTCTCGGGCATTCACGGCTCGGCGAGCATTGCGATCTATAAAGACGTCCTGATTCTCGTGATCGCGGTGTTCCTCGGCATCTATCTGCCGTTGCATTACTTCGGCGGCTTCGGTGAAATGTTCGACCGCATCGAGGCGGCGCGTCCGGGTTTCCTGCAAATGCCCACCAGCGGGCTGACGCTGTCCTGGTACAACTCGACGATCCTGCTCACGTCGCTTGGCTACTACCTGTATCCGTATGTTTTCACATCGGTGTATGCGGCCAAGAGCGAGAGCGCGGTGCGCAAGAACACGATCCTGATGCCGCTGTATCAGATGGTCATCGCATTCATGTTCTTCGTGGGCTTCGCGGCGATTCTGCAGGTACCGGGCCTCACGGGTGCCGATTCCGATCTGGCCCTGCTGCGTATCGTGAAGCAGACATTCTCGCCGTGGTTCGTGGGCGTGATCGGTGGCGTTGGGGTGTTGACCGCGCTCGTGCCGGGCTCGATGATCCTGCTCAATGCGTCGACGCTGATCGCGAAGAACATTTATCGCGACGGCTTCGCGCCGCAGGCGAGCGAGGCCTTCGTGGGCAAGCTCGCCAAGCGTGTGCTGCCGGTCTTCGGTCTGGTGGCCGTGTTCTTCGTGTTGCGAGGCGGTGCGACGTTCGTGGCGCTGGCGCTCTTCGCATCGAGCCTGTTGACGCAACTGTTCCCGTCGTTCGTGGCGAGCTTGCTGCCGCGTCCGTTCGGTAATAAATATGGCGCGTTTGCCGGGATCGGTGCGGGCGCCATCGTGCTGGCGGCGGCCGTGGGATTCGACGTCAATCTGCGCACGCTGCTGCCCGGCGCGCCGGATACCGTGGGGTCGATCAACATGGGCCTCGTGGCATTGGCGGTCAATGCGGTGACGTTCGTGGTGGTGAGCCTGCTCACGCGCTCGCGCAACGTCGCCACGGAAATCAATTTGAGGAAGGCATGA
- a CDS encoding amidohydrolase family protein: protein MTTLDIRNARGLDGAPVEVRVENGRITAIAPTLPVAQAAAIRQIDAGGALLLPGLVESHTHLDKTVWGMPWYVNECGSRLIDRIDNERRWRAESGHDARAASLALGRAFLAAGTTRLRTHVDIDTDAGLRHLDGVLATREALADMLDMQIVAFPQSGVLDREGTVALLDDSLARGADVLGWLDPCAIDRDPKASLDAMFALADKHGCPVDIHLHEPGEMGVFSLELMLERIVALGMQGKVVVSHAFCLGELDAARADALLARLADAGVALITTAPPSRVVPPLMACRRAGVALAGGNDGIRDTWTPYGTPDMLERAMMIGLRYNLRRDDELDIALDCVTHQGARACWFDDYGLHVGARADLVLVDALNAAQAIVTRAPRRWVVANGHVVVSEGVVV, encoded by the coding sequence ATGACAACACTGGACATACGCAACGCACGCGGCCTTGACGGTGCACCGGTCGAGGTGCGCGTCGAGAACGGGCGGATTACGGCCATCGCGCCGACGTTGCCCGTTGCTCAAGCGGCCGCGATTCGCCAAATCGACGCAGGCGGTGCGTTGCTGCTGCCCGGTCTCGTGGAGTCGCACACGCATCTCGACAAGACAGTGTGGGGCATGCCGTGGTACGTCAACGAGTGCGGTTCGCGATTGATCGATCGCATCGATAACGAGCGCCGGTGGCGTGCCGAGAGCGGGCACGATGCGCGCGCCGCGTCGCTCGCGCTGGGGCGGGCGTTCCTCGCGGCGGGCACCACGCGTCTGCGCACGCACGTCGATATCGATACCGACGCGGGTCTGCGCCATCTCGACGGCGTGCTCGCTACGCGCGAGGCGCTGGCGGACATGCTGGACATGCAGATCGTCGCATTCCCGCAGTCGGGCGTGCTGGATCGCGAGGGCACCGTGGCCTTGCTGGACGATTCGCTCGCGCGCGGCGCCGATGTGCTCGGCTGGCTCGATCCGTGCGCCATCGACCGCGATCCGAAGGCGTCGCTCGACGCCATGTTCGCGCTGGCCGACAAGCACGGTTGCCCCGTCGACATTCATTTGCATGAACCGGGCGAGATGGGCGTGTTCTCGCTTGAATTGATGCTCGAGCGCATCGTGGCGCTGGGGATGCAGGGCAAGGTCGTCGTGTCGCACGCGTTTTGTCTGGGAGAGTTGGACGCTGCGCGTGCCGATGCGTTGCTCGCCCGTCTGGCAGATGCCGGGGTTGCGCTGATCACCACGGCGCCGCCGTCGCGCGTTGTGCCGCCACTCATGGCGTGCCGCCGCGCCGGCGTTGCGCTCGCCGGCGGGAACGACGGCATTCGCGACACGTGGACGCCCTATGGCACGCCCGACATGCTCGAGCGCGCCATGATGATCGGTCTGCGCTACAACCTGCGCCGCGACGACGAGTTGGACATTGCGCTTGACTGCGTCACCCATCAGGGCGCGAGGGCGTGCTGGTTCGATGATTACGGCCTGCATGTCGGGGCACGCGCCGATCTCGTGCTGGTCGACGCGCTCAATGCCGCGCAGGCCATCGTCACGCGCGCGCCACGTCGCTGGGTGGTGGCGAACGGCCACGTCGTGGTGAGCGAGGGCGTGGTGGTATGA
- a CDS encoding MFS transporter, which produces MTLWLAIVAVGLTLRPTLTSISPLLPQIRDATGMTYPVAALLTSLPVLAMGAGAFAANGLTRRFGERRGVLLGLAALALACGARFVADDTVTMIATALASGMGIAIIQALLPGVVKANYSAARMTAMMGLYSAALMGGGGLGAAASPWVASETGDWRVGLGMWLALVCLAALAWWRAPLARAAAHPPSATMSAADLRTACRKASERVASAGNGAPSMLELLRKPRAWTLAVYFGLINCTYTTMVAWLPPFYQQHGMSATRSGALLAGLTACQVVAALTLPWFARRNVDRRRWLTLALVATLGGLTGLVVAPDAAAWMWIGAIGFGLGGTFSLGLVLALDHHAHPRHAAALAAFMQGVGFCIAALAPFGAGAVLAATGSFVPSWIGLIGLNVALIALTWRFDPAGYASALSLARDIQDSRGGRHQRA; this is translated from the coding sequence ATGACCCTTTGGCTGGCCATCGTCGCGGTCGGGCTGACCCTGCGACCGACGCTCACCTCCATCAGCCCGCTGTTACCGCAGATCCGAGACGCCACCGGGATGACCTATCCGGTAGCGGCATTGCTCACCTCGCTGCCGGTGCTGGCGATGGGCGCGGGGGCGTTTGCAGCCAATGGACTGACACGCCGCTTCGGCGAGCGTCGTGGCGTGTTGCTCGGATTGGCCGCGTTGGCGCTGGCCTGCGGCGCGCGATTCGTGGCCGACGATACCGTGACGATGATTGCCACGGCGCTCGCGTCGGGCATGGGCATTGCGATTATTCAGGCGTTGCTGCCCGGCGTGGTGAAGGCGAACTACAGTGCCGCGCGCATGACGGCAATGATGGGGCTGTACTCGGCGGCGCTCATGGGCGGTGGTGGACTGGGCGCGGCGGCGAGTCCATGGGTGGCATCCGAAACGGGGGACTGGCGCGTCGGTCTGGGCATGTGGCTTGCCCTGGTGTGCCTGGCGGCGCTTGCGTGGTGGCGAGCGCCGTTGGCCCGGGCGGCGGCGCATCCGCCTTCCGCGACGATGAGCGCGGCGGATCTGCGCACCGCGTGCCGCAAGGCGAGCGAGCGGGTCGCGTCGGCGGGCAACGGCGCGCCGTCCATGCTTGAGCTGCTGCGCAAACCTCGCGCCTGGACGCTTGCCGTCTACTTCGGCCTCATCAACTGCACATACACGACGATGGTCGCGTGGCTGCCACCGTTCTATCAGCAGCACGGCATGAGTGCAACGCGCAGTGGGGCGTTGCTCGCCGGACTGACGGCGTGTCAGGTCGTGGCGGCGTTGACACTGCCGTGGTTTGCCCGGCGCAACGTCGACCGTCGACGCTGGCTGACGCTCGCGCTCGTGGCCACGCTGGGCGGACTGACCGGATTGGTCGTCGCACCGGACGCGGCGGCGTGGATGTGGATCGGCGCCATCGGGTTCGGGCTGGGCGGTACGTTCTCGCTCGGACTGGTGCTGGCGCTCGATCACCATGCGCACCCGCGCCATGCGGCGGCGCTCGCGGCGTTCATGCAAGGCGTGGGTTTTTGCATCGCGGCATTGGCGCCGTTCGGTGCCGGCGCGGTGTTGGCGGCGACCGGCAGTTTCGTGCCGTCGTGGATCGGACTCATCGGACTCAACGTCGCGCTGATTGCCTTGACGTGGCGCTTCGATCCGGCGGGCTATGCGTCGGCGCTAAGCCTTGCACGCGACATACAAGACAGCCGCGGCGGCCGCCATCAGCGCGCCTGA
- a CDS encoding alpha/beta hydrolase — translation MGRSFATMLVALGACSLGISLLAAFPSPALAADTIPPAKPVATPAPASATVSASPPNATSGPAPTGVDQRVLRSDGGYTYLHVFRPSSACSGVVVLSPGAGDDRDALAWLGRALSQYGWLTLTMAHKESGRDSLRDRVRNGGLRDGMLALITDPEAYDDRLEDVGAALHWARTQCRSGPAVFAGHSMGAITVMIEAGAKNKLGLDSDDRFDGYIALSPQGPGPIFPAGAWHDIHKPMLLVTGTRDAPLDGKWQTRTEPYADLPAGCHWLAVVDGATHFNFAGFGYGHGDIEAKVLPLIQRFLDNLRSHRCAVPAPASGVKFDTK, via the coding sequence GTGGGACGATCGTTTGCGACGATGCTCGTCGCGCTCGGCGCCTGCAGTCTCGGCATCTCCTTGCTGGCAGCGTTTCCTTCCCCCGCCCTGGCGGCCGATACGATCCCGCCTGCCAAACCGGTGGCGACGCCTGCACCTGCTTCGGCAACCGTGTCAGCTTCCCCACCGAACGCCACGTCAGGCCCTGCGCCGACCGGCGTCGACCAGCGAGTGCTGCGTAGCGACGGCGGGTACACCTATCTCCATGTCTTCCGACCGTCATCCGCCTGTAGTGGGGTGGTCGTGCTCAGTCCCGGCGCGGGTGACGACCGCGACGCGCTGGCGTGGCTCGGTCGGGCGCTCTCCCAATACGGCTGGCTGACGCTCACCATGGCCCACAAGGAGAGTGGGCGAGACTCCTTGCGCGATCGCGTGCGCAATGGCGGATTGCGCGACGGAATGCTCGCGCTCATTACGGATCCCGAAGCGTATGACGACCGGCTCGAAGATGTTGGTGCGGCGCTGCACTGGGCGCGCACGCAGTGCCGGTCCGGGCCGGCGGTCTTTGCGGGGCACTCGATGGGGGCGATTACCGTGATGATCGAGGCGGGCGCGAAGAACAAGCTCGGGCTCGACAGCGATGACCGTTTCGACGGTTACATTGCACTGTCGCCGCAGGGGCCGGGGCCGATCTTTCCGGCGGGCGCATGGCATGACATTCACAAGCCCATGTTGCTCGTGACCGGTACACGCGACGCGCCGCTCGACGGGAAATGGCAGACGCGCACCGAGCCCTACGCGGACTTGCCCGCCGGGTGTCATTGGCTTGCCGTGGTCGATGGCGCCACGCATTTCAACTTCGCGGGTTTTGGTTACGGGCACGGCGACATCGAAGCCAAGGTGCTGCCGCTGATCCAGCGCTTTCTCGACAACCTGCGCTCGCATCGATGCGCGGTGCCCGCGCCGGCGTCCGGCGTAAAGTTCGACACCAAATAG